The Microterricola viridarii nucleotide sequence GCAGGCGGGAACGGGTGCGAGACAATCGGGAAATTGTGGACTCCATCCTGGCCACGACAGGGCGGACCAGCATCGAGAGTACAAATAGGGCCGCGCGAGCACATCCGTATTAACTACTGAATTCACTCTGGATGGGCCGCGAGCCGGCATGCGGAAAACAAAAAATCCCCGGCGAACCGGGGATTATCTGTGGAGCCTGGGAGAATCGAACTCCCGACATCCTGCTTGCAAAGCAGGCGCTCTACCAACTGAGCTAAGGCCCCTCGAGAGGCGATCTGCGAAGGCTTCTCGAGATGAATGGCTGGGTCGATTTCTCGATCCGGCCTATTCGTGGGGATACCAGGACTTGAACCTGGGACCTCTTCGTTATCAGCGAAGCGCTCTAACCGCCTGAGCTATATCCCCGGAATGGGCAGGTATGACACTACCTGACCAAAACCGAAATGGCGAAATCGGGCGTGAAGCCCGCGCGCGTCTAATTGTTGGTGAAGCCGACGAGGATGCCGCCGGTGACCTTCACGCTGAAGTTGTACAGCACCGCCATGATCGCCCCGAGCGCCGTGACGACGACGAGGTCGAGCAGCGCGACGACCGTGGTGAATCCCATCACCTGCGGCAGCGAGATGAAGCTGGTGAGCGTTGCAGAGCCGCCGGTGACATCCTTGAACAGCCTGTCAGCCTCGTCGAAGATCTGGGTCTGGTCCAGCACCGTGTAGATCAGGAAGGTTCCCACGATCGTGACGATCGCGAGGCAGACCGCGATGAGGAACGACAGCTTGACGGCCGACCAGAAGTCGACGTAGACCAGCTTGAGGCGCACCTGCTTGGCCGCCGGGCGACGGTTCGCCTTCTTCGCGAATTTGTCTGCGGTACTAGTCATTTACGGAATCTTCCTTCCCGGGTTCGCCCTCCGTGGCGGCCGACTCCTCGTCAGCCTGCTCCAGATTGCGCTCGGTGTTCTTCGCGATCGCGATAATGCGGTCATCATCCGCAAACTTCGCGAAGACGACGCCCATGGTGTCGCGCCCCTTGGCAGGGACTTCGGCGACGTCAGAGCGTACCACCTTGCCGCTGGCAAGAACCACAAGGACCTCGTCCTGCTCCTCGACGATGATCGCACCGGCCAGGTCGCCCCGATCCTCGCTCAGCTTGGCCACCTTGATGCCCAAACCGTTGCGGTTCTGCAGGCGGTACTGGTCCACCGAGGTGCGCTTGGCGTAGCCGCCCTCCGTCACGACGAAGACGAAGCCCTCGTCGCTGACCACGGATGCGTCCAGCAACTCGTCGTCGCCACGGAAGTGCATTCCGCCGACGCCGGAGGTGCTGCGGCCCATCGGGCGCAGTGCCTCGTCGCTGGCGCGGAAGCGGATCGACATGCCCTTGCGCGAGACGAGCAGCACGTCGTCGTCCTCGTTCAGCAGCATGGCCGAGACGAGCTCGTCGCCTTCGCGCAGCTTGATCGCGATGATGCCGCGCGAGCGGTTGGTGTCGTACTCCGAGAGCGCCGTCTTCTTGATCAGGCCCTCACGGGTGGCCAGCACCAGGTATTTGGCGACCTCGTAGTCGCGGATGTCGAGGATCTGCGTGATCTCCTCGTCCGGCTGCATCTCGAGCAGGTTCGCGACGTGCTGGCCCTTCGCGTCGCGGCCGGCCTCCTGGATCTCGTACGCCTTGGCGCGGTAGACCCGTCCGGCGTTCGTGAAGAACAGCAGCCAGTGGTGCGTGGTGGTGACGAAGAAGTGCTCGACGACGTCATCCGCGCGCAGCTGGGCGCCCTTGACGCCCTTGCCGCCGCGGTGCTGGCTGCGGTAGTTGTCGCTGCGGGTGCGCTTGACGTAGCCGCCGCGGGTCACCGTGACGACCATCTCCTCCTCCGGGATCAGGTCTTCGACGCTCATGTCGCCGTCGTAGCCGTACATGATCTCGGTGCGGCGGTCATCGCCGAACTTTGCCGTGACCTCGGCGAGTTCCTCGATGATGATCTCGCGCTGGCGCACCTCGGAGGCGAGGATCGCGTGGAACTCTGCGATCGCCAGTTCCAGCTCGTTCAGGCGGTCGATGATCTTCTGGCGCTCGAGGGCGGCCAGGCGGCGCAGCTGCATGGCGAGGATCGCGTCGGCCTGCAACTGGTCGACGCCGAGCAGCTCCATCAGGCCGGTGCGCGCCTTCTCGACGTCCGGCGAGC carries:
- a CDS encoding DUF3566 domain-containing protein; translation: MTSTADKFAKKANRRPAAKQVRLKLVYVDFWSAVKLSFLIAVCLAIVTIVGTFLIYTVLDQTQIFDEADRLFKDVTGGSATLTSFISLPQVMGFTTVVALLDLVVVTALGAIMAVLYNFSVKVTGGILVGFTNN
- the gyrA gene encoding DNA gyrase subunit A yields the protein MADEDNTTGGEQLSADEQQSAAHFAAHGKIDQVDLQLEMQRSYLDYAMSVIVGRALPDVRDGLKPVHRRVIYAMFDGGYRPDKAFSKCSRVVGDVMGQFHPHGDSSIYDALVRLVQPWSLRYPLALGQGNFGSPGNDGAAAPRYTETKMAPLALEMVRDIDEDTVDFQDNYDGRTQEPSVLPARFPNLLVNGSVGIAVGMATNIPPHNLREVAAGATWYLENPDATREELQEALMQRIKGPDFPTGAQILGTKGIHDAQRTGRGSITMRAVVSVEEIQGRTCLVVTELPYQVNPDNLAIKIADLVKDGKVTGIADIRDETSGRTGQRLVIVLKRDAVAKVVLNNLYKHTQLQENFGANMLAIVDGVPRTLSIDGFIHAWVMHQVEVIVRRTQFRLKKAEAEAHIQRGYVLALDALDEVIALIRRSPDVEKARTGLMELLGVDQLQADAILAMQLRRLAALERQKIIDRLNELELAIAEFHAILASEVRQREIIIEELAEVTAKFGDDRRTEIMYGYDGDMSVEDLIPEEEMVVTVTRGGYVKRTRSDNYRSQHRGGKGVKGAQLRADDVVEHFFVTTTHHWLLFFTNAGRVYRAKAYEIQEAGRDAKGQHVANLLEMQPDEEITQILDIRDYEVAKYLVLATREGLIKKTALSEYDTNRSRGIIAIKLREGDELVSAMLLNEDDDVLLVSRKGMSIRFRASDEALRPMGRSTSGVGGMHFRGDDELLDASVVSDEGFVFVVTEGGYAKRTSVDQYRLQNRNGLGIKVAKLSEDRGDLAGAIIVEEQDEVLVVLASGKVVRSDVAEVPAKGRDTMGVVFAKFADDDRIIAIAKNTERNLEQADEESAATEGEPGKEDSVND